A single window of Martelella sp. NC20 DNA harbors:
- a CDS encoding branched-chain amino acid ABC transporter permease has product MRLSPVTIFFAIATAALIAAPLWTDAGGLRLLGEILCFMSLAVLWNLLAGYAGLVSVGQQAFVGIGAYVLFSASIFLGISPILAIPLAVAASGIVALIFAPLLFRLEGAYFSIGTWVAAETVLLIFSMIRPLGGGAGMSLPVAVVKGIAASKTWREFTIYWLVLALGLATLLGTYALLRSKAGLALMAMRDNSLAAASLGIDIWRAKLMTYVAVAAMTGGIGSVIFLQKLRISPSAAFNLNDWTVFVIFAVVIGGIGRLEGAIIGTLVYFLLRELLADYGSVYLIVLGSVAILTMLLSRNGIWGILERAKIAPLFATTRKPAAASARELT; this is encoded by the coding sequence ATGCGCTTGTCGCCTGTCACTATATTCTTTGCAATTGCCACAGCCGCATTGATTGCTGCCCCACTCTGGACAGATGCTGGTGGGCTACGTCTGCTGGGTGAGATTCTCTGCTTCATGTCATTGGCAGTGCTTTGGAACCTGCTGGCAGGCTATGCGGGACTGGTTTCCGTCGGCCAACAGGCCTTTGTCGGCATTGGCGCCTATGTGCTGTTTTCCGCCAGCATATTCCTCGGGATTTCACCGATTTTAGCGATCCCGCTGGCAGTTGCCGCCTCTGGCATCGTCGCTCTGATCTTCGCGCCGCTGTTGTTCCGATTGGAAGGTGCCTATTTTTCGATTGGCACCTGGGTCGCTGCTGAAACCGTCCTCTTGATTTTTAGCATGATCCGTCCACTGGGCGGCGGTGCCGGCATGTCTTTGCCAGTTGCCGTCGTAAAAGGTATCGCGGCCAGCAAAACTTGGCGTGAGTTTACGATTTACTGGCTGGTCCTCGCGCTCGGGCTCGCGACACTGTTAGGCACTTACGCGCTGCTGCGTTCCAAAGCCGGCCTGGCTTTGATGGCAATGCGAGACAACAGCTTGGCAGCAGCCTCATTGGGCATCGATATCTGGCGTGCGAAACTCATGACCTATGTCGCGGTTGCTGCAATGACTGGCGGCATCGGTTCGGTAATCTTCCTGCAGAAGCTGCGCATTTCTCCCAGTGCGGCTTTCAACCTCAACGATTGGACAGTCTTCGTAATTTTCGCCGTGGTAATCGGCGGCATCGGGCGACTGGAAGGCGCAATTATTGGCACACTGGTTTACTTTCTGCTGCGCGAACTCCTTGCGGATTACGGATCTGTTTATCTGATTGTTCTGGGATCGGTCGCCATTTTGACAATGCTTCTTTCGCGAAATGGTATCTGGGGAATATTGGAGCGCGCCAAGATCGCCCCGCTGTTTGCAACTACGCGAAAGCCTGCCGCTGCAAGCGCCAGAGAGCTTACATGA